Proteins from one Bombus pyrosoma isolate SC7728 linkage group LG16, ASM1482585v1, whole genome shotgun sequence genomic window:
- the LOC122576238 gene encoding chromodomain-helicase-DNA-binding protein Mi-2 homolog isoform X3: MAKYLSVPCRRGTVMENSSFDGEDDIDETGGQVSNVNQQVDGSSDAEESQRLEEDDDYEPEERKKKKGKKRKARSEDKKGKKKKKKKKSDSGDESDFGGGGETGDVAGDDSDYAGNRKSRKSSSRKSSSHNAPAPPSQEPTTGMPTIEEVCNTFGLTDVQIEYTDADFQNLTTYKLFQQHVRPLLAKENPKVPMSKLMMLVAAKWRDFSELNPHTQPDADVSSANVDEDSRNARANRGGAVQEGEDEEDDDEDSDRKRKSRGSRAKKGKKASKVPTLKIKLGKRKRGSSDEEAEGSGVGTDRDSDMEFEQMLADAEEPTGADGTNKGNAEESGVEPPAEPPVRRKAKTKIGNKTKKKKKTKTTSKFPDGEEGLQTDHQDYCEVCQQGGEIILCDTCPRAYHLVCLEPELEETPEGKWSCPHCEGEGAAEDDDEHMEFCRICKDGGELLCCDSCTSAYHTHCLNPPLSEIPDGDWKCPRCSCPPIRGKVAKILTWRWKECPETPSEEPSTSKAAPKQRRIREFFVKWADMSYWHCDWITELQLDVFHPLMFRNYSRKYDMDEPPKLEEPLDESDSRVKRLKEQDVATNRDEYNLEERFYRYGVRPEWLVVHRVINHRLSRDGRATYLVKWRELGYDQATWEDEHEDIPGLKQAIEYYLDLRAANCCDGSSSRKGKKGKGKKSKTRELIDDEERTPKRYTPPPDKPTTDLKKKYERQPEYLDQTGMQLHPYQLEGLNWLRYSWGQGIDTILADEMGLGKTIQTITFLYSLYKEGHCKGPFLVSVPLSTIINWEREFETWAPDFYCVTYVGDKDSRIVIRENELSFEEGAVRGGRASKIRSNQIKFNVLLTSYELISIDSACLGSIDWAVLVVDEAHRLKSNQSKFFRLLASYNIAYKLLLTGTPLQNNLEELFHLLNFLCRDKFNDLAAFQNEFADISKEEQVKKLHELLGPHMLRRLKADVLKNMPSKSEFIVRVELSPMQKKYYKYILTRNFEALNPKGGGQQVSLLNIMMDLKKCCNHPYLFPAASQEAPTAPNGSYETSALIKAAGKLVLLSKMLKKLRDDGHRVLIFSQMTKMLDILEDYLEGEGYKYERIDGNITGAQRQEAIDRFNAPGAQQFVFLLSTRAGGLGINLATADTVIIYDSDWNPHNDIQAFSRAHRIGQANKVMIYRFVTRNSVEERVTQVAKRKMMLTHLVVRPGMGGKGANFSKQELDDILRFGTEELFKEEEGKEDEAIHYDDKAVAELLDRSKEGIEQKENWANEYLSSFKVASYVTKEGETEEEADTEIIKQEAENTDPAYWIKLLRHHYEQQQEDIARTLGKGKRIRKQVNYNDGGVTGDQSTRDDQPWQENLSDYNSDFSAPSDDDKEDDDFDEKGDGDLLSRRSRRRLERRDEKDRPLPPLLARVNGNIEVLGFNARQRKAFLNAIMRYGMPPQDAFNSQWLVRDLRGKSEKNFKAYVSLFMRHLCEPGADNAETFADGVPREGLSRQHVLTRIGVMSLIRKKVQEFEHINGYYSMPEMIRKPVEPVKVDGGGEGATGTSSTSATPATSNAPSPSPAATPTSTTIPGSTNTDSNKSNSDTSEVKECKEVPKDKENVDSKDVEESKESKEEEENNTEKDKDKEDTKKEEKDTEGETQDKEKDKVDATDEKLVTKHDEKVDNSESKTKQDSEEDVVIVKDDEEETEKREEKDNKDKDIKDCDSETMKPKRKFMFNIADGGFTELHTLWLNEEKAAVPGREYEIWHRRHDYWLLAGIVTHGYGRWQDIQNDIRFAIINEPFKMDVGKGNFLEIKNKFLARRFKLLEQALVIEEQLRRAAYLNLTQDPNHPAMSLNARFAEVECLAESHQHLSKESLAGNKPANAVLHKVLNQLEELLSDMKSDVSRLPATLARIPPVAQRLQMSERSILSRLAATAPGGSSSQSGQAALLAQQFPAGFSGGQLPATFAGAANFGNFRPQYSVPGQPPQGFTA, from the exons ATGGCAAAATATTTGTCGGTGCCATGTCGTCGCGGTACTGTGATGGAAAATAGTTCTTTCGACG GAGAGGATGACATAGATGAAACTGGAGGTCAAGTTTCAAATGTTAACCAACAAGTAGATGGTTCATCCGATGCAGAAGAATCTCAAAGACTA GAAGAAGATGATGATTATGAAccagaggaaagaaagaaaaagaaaggaaaaaaacgaaaagctCGTAGTGAAGataagaaagggaagaaaaagaagaaaaagaaaaaatctgATTCTGGAGat GAAAGTGATTTTGGAGGAGGCGGTGAAACTGGTGATGTAGCTGGTGATGATAGTGACTATGctggaaatagaaaaagtagaaaatcttCTTCCAGAAAATCATCTAGTCACAATGCACCTGCTCCTCCTAGCCAGGAACCCACAACAGGAATGCCTACGATTGAGGAAGTCTGTAACACTTTTGGATTAACTGATGTACAAATTGAATACACTGATGCGGACTTCCAGAATTTAACTacctataaattatttcaacaacATGTCAGGCCACTACTAGCAAAAGAGAAtccaaaa GTTCCAATGTCGAAGCTTATGATGTTAGTGGCTGCCAAATGGCGTGATTTTTCTGAGTTAAATCCTCACACACAGCCAGATGCAGATGTATCTTCTGCAAATGTAGATGAAGACAGTAGAAATGCAAGGGCAAATCGTGGTGGTGCGGTTCAGGAAGGCGAAGATGAAGAAGACGATGACGAAGATAGTGATAGAAAACGGAAATCACGAGGATCGAGAGcgaagaagggaaagaaagctTCTAAAGTACCAACACTCAAGATCAAACTTGGAAAGCGCAAACGAGGAAGCTCGGATGAGGAAGCAGAGGGTAGTGGTGTTGGTACTGACAGAGATTCAGACATGGAATTCGAGCAAATGTTGGCAGATGCGGAGGAACCTACTGGTGCGGATGGGACGAACAAAGGAAATGCTGAAGAAAGCGGGGTTGAACCACCAGCAGAACCACCTGTTCGCAGGAAGGCAAAGACCAAAATCGGAAATAAGactaagaagaagaaaaagacaaaaacCACGTCGAAGTTTCCAGACGGGGAAGAAGGTCTTCAG ACTGATCATCAGGATTATTGTGAAGTATGTCAACAAGGTGGAGAAATTATTCTATGCGACACATGTCCTAGAGCTTATCACTTGGTGTGTCTAGAGCCTGAATTAGAAGAAACTCCGGAAGGAAAATGGAGTTGTCCTCATTGTGAAGGAGAAG GTGCAGCTGAAGACGACGATGAGCATATGgaattttgtagaatatgTAAAGATGGTGGCGAATTGCTATGCTGTGATAGCTGTACTAGTGCGTATCATACACATTGTTTGAATCCTCCACTTTCAGAAATTCCTGATGGCGACTGGAAGTGTCCCAGATGTTCTTGTCCACCTATACGTGGAAAAG TTGCAAAGATCTTAACATGGAGGTGGAAGGAATGCCCAGAAACACCCTCAGAGGAACCGTCAACAAGTAAAGCTGCTCCTAAGCAACGTAGAATACGCGAATTCTTCGTGAAATGGGCAGATATGTCTTATTGGCATTGCGACTGGATTACAGAATTACAGCTTGATGTTTTCCATCCTCTCATGTTTAG AAATTATTCACGAAAATATGATATGGACGAACCACCGAAGTTGGAGGAACCATTAGACGAAAGCGATTCCCGAGTGAAACGTTTAAAAGAACAGGACGTTGCAACTAATAGGGATGAATACAATTTAGAGGAACGATTCTATCGTTACGGAGTTCGACCAGAGTGGCTTGTAGTGCATCGAGTAATTAATCATAGGCTTTCAAGAGATGGTAGAGCGACGTATCTCGTTAAATGGAGGGAATTAGGATACGATCAGGCAACTTGGGAGGATGAGCATGAAGATATTCCTGGGTTAAAGCAAGCTATCGAATATTACTTGGATCTCAGAGCTGCGAACTGTTGTGATGGTAGTTCGTCCCGCAAGGGCAAGAAGG GTAAAGGCAAGAAATCGAAGACTCGTGAACTCATCGATGACGAAGAAAGAACGCCTAAGAGGTATACTCCTCCACCTGACAAACCTACCACAGATCTAAAGAAAAAGTATGAACGGCAGCCAGAATATCTGGATCAGACTGGAATGCAGTTACATCCTTATCAGCTAGAA GGTTTGAATTGGTTAAGATATTCATGGGGTCAAGGTATAGACACTATTTTAGCGGATGAGATGGGTCTAGGAAAAACCATTCAAACTATCACCTTTCTGTATTCATTATACAAAGAAGGTCACTGCAAGGGACCGTTCCTTGTATCTGTTCCTCTATCAACTATCATTAACTGGGAGCGTGAATTTGAAACCTGGGCACCTGATTTTTATTGTGTTACTTACGTTG gTGACAAGGACAGTCGTATCGTAATTCGTGAGAATGAATTGTCTTTCGAAGAGGGTGCTGTTCGTGGTGGCCGAGCATCGAAGATCCGATCGAATCAAATTAAGTTCAATGTACTTCTTACCAGTTACGAGCTGATCTCAATTGATTCTGCGTGCTTAGGATCGATAGATTGGGCTGTATTAGTAGTAGACGAAGCGCATAGACTCAAATCTAACCAGTCGAAATTTTTTAGACTATTAGCGTCCTATAATATCgcgtataaattattgttaactGGAACTCCTCTCCAAAATAACTTGGAGGAATTGTTCCATCTTTTGAATTTCCTCTGTCGTGATAAATTCAATGACTTAGCTGCGTTTCAAAATGAATTCGCTGATATTTCAAAAGAAGAACAAGTGAAGAAGTTGCATGAACTACTCGGACCACACATGTTAAGGAGATTAAAGGCTGATGTATTAAAG aaTATGCCGAGTAAATCGGAATTCATTGTCCGTGTCGAATTATCGCCTatgcaaaagaaatattataaatatatattgacgAGGAACTTCGAGGCGCTGAATCCCAAGGGGGGAGGTCAACAAGTGTCGCTATTGAATATCATGATGGATCTTAAAAAGTGCTGCAACCATCCTTACTTATTTCCAGCCGCGTCTCAAGAAGCACCAACCGCACCAAACGGAAGTTACGAAACGTCTGCATTAATCAAAGCAGCAGGAAAATTGGTTCTATTGAGCaaaatgttaaagaaattaaGAGACGATGGACATAGAGTCTTGATCTTTTCTCAAATGACAAAAATGTTGGATATTCTCGAAGATTATTTAGAAGGAGAGGGTTATAAGTATGAAAGAATAGACGGTAACATTACTGGTGCTCAACGACAGGAAGCCATTGACAGATTTAATGCACCTG GCGCGCAACAGTTTGTTTTTCTACTTTCTACTCGGGCCGGTGGTTTGGGTATAAACTTGGCTACTGCCGACACTGTGATCATTTACGATTCCGACTGGAATCCACACAACGACATTCAGGCATTTAGTAGAGCACATAGAATTGGCCAAGCTAATAAAGTCATGATTTATAGATTTGTAACTCGCAACTCTGTCGAAGAACGAGTTACACAAGTGGCGAAGCGTAAAATGATGTTAACACATTTAGTTGTGAGACCTGGAATGGGTGGTAAAGGCGCTAATTTCAGTAAACAAGAACTTGACGACATTTTAAGATTCG GCACTGAGGAATTGTTCAAAGAGGAGGAAGGCAAAGAGGATGAAGCCATTCATTATGATGACAAAGCTGTGGCTGAATTGTTAGACAGAAGCAAGGAAGGTATCGAACAGAAAGAAAACTGGGCCAATGAGTATCTAAGTTCGTTTAAAGTAGCATCGTACGTAACAAAGGAAGGTGAAACGGAAGAAGAAGCTGACACGGAGATTATTAAACAGGAAGCTGAGAACACAGATCCAGCTTATTGGATCAAATTATTGAGACATCATTATGAACAACAACAGGAAGACATTGCCAGAACACTTGGAAaag gtAAACGAATACGTAAGCAAGTGAACTATAATGATGGAGGAGTAACTGGAGACCAAAGTACAAGGGATGATCAACCATGGCAGGAGAATCTTTCTGATTACAACAGTGATTTTAGTGCTCCTAGCGATGACGATAAAGAAGACGACGACTTTGACGAAAAGGGTGATGGTGACCTGTTATCTCGCAGAAGCAGGCGAAGATTAGAGAGGAGAGACGAAAAGGATCGACCTCTTCCTCCATTACTTGCCAGAGTTAATGGAAACATTGAA GTACTAGGCTTCAATGCCAGACAAAGGAAAGCATTCCTGAACGCGATTATGCGTTACGGTATGCCACCACAGGACGCGTTTAATTCTCAGTG GTTGGTACGAGACCTGAGAGGCAAGTCGGAGAAGAATTTCAAGGCCTACGTTTCCCTTTTCATGCGACATTTGTGTGAACCTGGTGCGGATAATGCCGAAACATTTGCCGATGGTGTCCCGAGAGAAGGTCTTAGCAGACAGCACGTTTTAACAAGAATTGGTGTAATGTCTTTAATAAGGAAAAAG GTGCAAGAATTCGAACACATAAACGGATATTACTCGATGCCAGAAATGATTCGCAAACCGGTAGAACCTGTGAAAGTAGATGGTGGTGGAGAAGGAGCAACTGGAACTAGCAGTACCAGTGCAACACCAGCTACTTCTAACGCACCTAGCCCGAGTCCTGCTGCAACTCCAACGTCAACTACTATCCCTGGAAGTACGAATACTGATTCCAACAAGTCAAATTCAGACACGTCTGAAGTAAAAGAATGTAAAGAAGTACCCAAGGATAAAGAA aatGTTGATTCGAAGGATGTGGAAGAATCAAAAGAATctaaagaagaggaagagaataATACGGAAAAAGATAAAGACAAAGAGGACAccaagaaagaagagaaggataCAGAGGGAGAAACACAGGATAAAGAGAAGGATAAAGTAGATGCTACAGACGAAAAATTAGTGACGAAACACGACGAAAAAGTAGACAACTCTGAAAGCAAAACAAAACAAGATTCCGAGGAAGATGTAGTTATTGTTAAAgacgatgaagaagaaacagaaaagcGAGAG GAGAAAGATAATAAAGATAAGGACATAAAGGACTGTGATTCAGAAACGATGAAGCCCAAGCGCAAGTTCATGTTCAACATAGCTGATGGTGGTTTCACTGAATTACACACATTATGGTTAAATGAAGAGAAAGCTGCAGTACCTGGCCGTGAATACGAAATCTGGCATAGAAGACATGACTATTGGTTACTGGCCGGCATTGTTACACATGGCTATGGTCGTTGGCAGGATATCCAAAATGATATTAG gtttgcaataataaatgaacCATTTAAGATGGACGTGGGCAAGGGTaactttttagaaataaaaaacaaattcctAGCTCGACGTTTCAAACTGTTGGAACAGGCATTAGTGATAGAAGAGCAATTGAGAAGAGCCGCGTACCTGAACTTAACGCAGGATCCTAATCACCCTGCGATGAGCCTGAATGCAAGATTTGCCGAAGTCGAGTGCCTTGCAGAATCACATCAACATCTTAGTAAAGAAAGCCTTGCCGGAAATAAACCAGCAAATGCTGTGTTgcataaa GTACTAAATCAATTGGAAGAACTGTTGTCTGACATGAAATCTGACGTGAGTCGTTTACCAGCAACATTAGCTCGCATTCCACCTGTTGCTCAAAGACTTCAAATGTCAGAGAGATCGATATTGAGTCGATTGGCAGCAACCGCACCAGGTGGTAGCAGTTCTCAGTCGGGTCAAGCAGCGCTGTTAGCGCAACAGTTCCCAGCCGGTTTCTCCGGTGGACAATTGCCGGCTACATTCGCTGGTGCGGCTAATTTCGGGAATTTTAGACCACAATACTCAGTACCAGGTCAACCACCACAGGGATTCACAG CTTGA